In Betta splendens chromosome 22, fBetSpl5.4, whole genome shotgun sequence, the following proteins share a genomic window:
- the ckba gene encoding creatine kinase, brain a, whose amino-acid sequence MPFGNTHNQLKLKFTSIQEYPDLSKHNNHMAKVLTPELYERLRTKMTASGFTLDDVIQTGVDNPGHPFIMTVGCVAGDEETYIVFKDLLDPVIQDRHGGYKPTDKHKTDLNAANLKGGDDLDPNYVLSSRVRTGRSIRGYCLPPHCSRGERRAVEKLSVEALGSLTGDLKGKYYALKNMTDAEQQQLIDDHFLFDKPVSPLLLASGMARDWPDARGIWHNDNKTFLVWVNEEDHLRVISMQKGGNMREVFTRFCTGLTKIESLFKDRGHAFMWNEHLGYILTCPSNLGTGLRAGVHVKLPNLSKHAKFGEVLKRLRLQKRGTGGVDTAAVGGVFDISNADRLGFSEVQLVQMVVDGIKLLIEMEKKLEKGQCIEDMIPAQK is encoded by the exons ATGCCTTTCGGGAACACGCACaaccagctgaagctgaagttcaCCTCGATCCAGGAGTACCCGGAcctcagcaaacacaacaaccaCATGGCCAAGGTCTTGACTCCCGAGCTGTACGAGCGGCTGCGGACCAAAATGACGGCCAGCGGATTTACCCTGGATGACGTCATCCAGACCGGGGTCGACAACCCAG GCCACCCCTTCATCATGACCGTGGGCTGCGTGGCTGGGGACGAGGAGACGTATATTGTGTTCAAGGACCTGCTGGACCCCGTGATTCAGGACAGACACGGCGGCTACAAACCCACAGACAAGCACAAGACCGACCTCAACGCGGCCAACCTGAAG GGCGGAGACGACCTCGACCCCAACTACGTTCTGAGCTCCCGGGTCCGAACCGGCCGCAGCATCCGTGGGTACTGCCTGCCCCCCCACTGCAGCCGAGGCGAGCGGCGCGCTGTGGAGAAGCTCTCCGTGGAAG CTCTGGGCTCGCTGACTGGAGACCTCAAGGGGAAATACTACGCCCTGAAGAACATGACCGacgccgagcagcagcagctcatcgacgaccacttcctgtttgacaagccggtgtctcctctgctgctggccTCAGGGATGGCCCGCGACTGGCCCGACGCCAGGGGCATCTG GCACAACGATAACAAGACGTTCCTGGTGTGGGTCAACGAGGAGGACCACCTGCGCGTGATCTCCATGCAGAAAGGAGGCAACATGAGGGAAGTGTTCACCCGCTTCTGCACCGGTCTCACAAAG ATCGAGAGCCTGTTCAAGGACCGAGGTCACGCGTTCATGTGGAACGAGCACCTGGGCTACATCCTCACCTGTCCGTCCAACCTGGGCACTGGGCTGCGTGCGGGTGTGCACGTCAAGCTGCCCAACCTGAGCAAACACGCCAAGTTTGGGGAGGTTCTCAAGAGGCTGAGGCTTCAGAAGCGCGGAACTG GTGGCGTGGACACTGCCGCCGTCGGGGGCGTGTTTGACATCTCCAACGCAGACAGACTGGGCTTCTCTGAGGTCCAGCTGGTGCAGATGGTGGTGGATGGGATCAAACTGCTGATTGAGatggagaagaagctggagaaagGCCAGTGCATCGAGGACATGATACCGGCCCAGAAGTGA
- the LOC114848995 gene encoding cytochrome c oxidase assembly factor 8: MCPLKTAAGRLTRRIFTPITLHAHLRPHVLSAANSRLCSSKQATQQDRTAKSSTYRPEASSTHDWIGPPSPLSNLRPIVYHIPKNESTLERQLRNLRQETEDWNHDFWTKQNISFSKEKDAFVTSQLKAKGLTTQDEQGRQQSLSSEEMAVFYKGFLDKNRTRHAHYNKEWYRRNFTITLLMARVTLKNMWMTVTNKCSSRKNSTTSTS, from the exons ATGTGTCCCCTGAAAACAGCAGCGGGACGTTTAACACGGAGGATTTTCACTCCAATCACCCTCCACGCTCATCTGCGCCCACATGTCTTATCAGCAGCGAACAGTCGTCTCTGCAGCTCCAAACAGGCGACGCAGCAGGACAGAACAGCAAAG AGCTCTACCTACAGACCAGAGGCCAGCTCCACGCACGACTGGATCGGTCCACCCAGCCCGCTGTCAAACCTGCGGCCAATTGTTTACCACATCCCTAAAAATGAATCGACGCTGGAGAGACAACTGAGAAACTtgaggcaggagacggaggactGGAACCACGACTTCTGGACCAAGCAGAACATCAGCTTCAGCAAG GAAAAAGATGCTTTTGTCACTTCACAACTAAAGGCAAAAGGCTTAACTACGCAGGATGAACAAG GACGCCAGCAGTCCCTGAGCAGTGAAGAAATGGCCGTGTTTTATAAAGGCTTCCTTGACAAGAACAGAACGCGACACGCTCATTACAACAA GGAATGGTACCGGCGGAACTTCACTATCACCTTGCTCATGGCCCGAGTCACACTGAAAAACATGTGGATGACTGTTACCaataaatgcagcagcagaaaaaacagcACTACTTCTACATCTTGA
- the bag5 gene encoding BAG family molecular chaperone regulator 5 isoform X3, with translation MDHGGPPQQQRQHPMEQQQQPYNPQHPAMMRLYEVQKEVASLGPQVCTFSGLQNDRDYKRLERELTRLLLEVDQVDTEGKPDLQGARKRAAQEVEGLLRYLEENATHPSRLAIEELSTSARQLVDDRVVAPQRSGGAAEISDELVDALQQLVLRLTQVKTEGRVPLRKARYRALTRLCAVQDVIEGRTQQQTLSLPLSGDTHEAVHRINQVMVKVSVARSQLVALLMGLSGRDSCAHLSRILTEMQVELDALDVSGNAAIRNYRKQVVEEINGLLKHLDLEGEGDDTRRYDLAQNNSIREIEAVRAHVSHLREGILRYCAMGDLSFRPKAELQGLLTHLDQVDTAKNPCIREARRRAVVEVQAVITFLDLREALACRQPGPNEHPSHRAVWLVLGSLSDLQAQVLGFDGKRADKSYMMLEELLTKQLLALDAVEPQGDETTKVARKQAVKFAQNILNYLDMKTDEWEY, from the exons ATGGACCATGGCGgcccgccgcagcagcagcgacagcatccgatggagcagcagcagcagccgtacAACCCGCAGCACCCCGCCATGATGCGGCTGTACGAGGTTCAGAAGGAGGTGGCCTCTCTGGGGCCTCAGGTCTGCACCTTCAGCGGCCTGCAGAACGACCGGGACTACAAGCGCCTGGAGCGGGAGCTGacgcggctgctgctggaggtggaccAGGTGGACACGGAGGGCAAGCCGGACCTGCAGGGGGCGCGAAAGAGGGCGGCGCAGGAGGTGGAGGGCCTGCTGCGCTACCTGGAGGAGAACGCCACCCACCCGTCCCGCCTGGCCATCGAGGAGCTGAGCACCAGCGCGCGGCAGCTGGTGGACGACCGCGTGGTGGCGCCGCAGCGCTCCGGCGGCGCGGCCGAGATCAGCGACGAGCTGGTggacgcgctgcagcagctggtgctgcGGCTCACCCAGGTGAAGACCGAGGGGCGGGTGCCGCTCCGCAAGGCCCGCTACCGGGCGCTGACGCGGCTGTGCGCCGTGCAGGACGTGATCGAGGGGCGCACGCAGCAGCAGACCCTGTCGCTGCCGCTGTCCGGGGACACGCACGAGGCCGTGCACCGCATCAACCAGGTGATGGTGAAGGTGAGCGTGGCCCGCAGTCAGCTGGTGGCGCTGCTGATGGGGCTGAGCGGGCGGGACAGCTGCGCCCACCTGTCGCGGATCCTGACGGAgatgcaggtggagctggacgcCCTGGACGTGTCCGGGAACGCGGCCATCAGGAATTACAGGAAGCAGGTCGTGGAGGAGATAAACGGGCTGCTGAAGCATCTGGAtctggagggagagggagacgaCACGCGCAG ATACGACCTGGCCCAGAACAACTCCATCCGCGAGATCGAAGCCGTGCGAGCGCACGTCTCTCACCTGCGGGAGGGCATCCTGCGCTACTGCGCCATGGGCGACCTCAGCTTCAGACCCAAAGCCGAGCTGCAGGGCCTCCTCACGCACCTGGACCAGGTGGACACGGCCAAGAACCCGTGCATCCGGGAGGCCCGGCGCCGCGCCGTGGTGGAGGTCCAGGCCGTCATCACCTTCCTGGACCTCCGCGAGGCCCTGGCCTGCCGCCAGCCGGGCCCCAACGAGCACCCGTCGCACCGGGCCGTGTGGCTGGTCCTGGGCAGCCTGTCGGACCTGCAGGCCCAGGTGCTGGGCTTCGACGGCAAGCGCGCCGACAAGAGCTACatgatgctggaggagctgctgaccaagCAGCTGCTGGCGCTGGACGCCGTGGAGCCGCAGGGCGACGAGACGACCAAGGTGGCCCGGAAGCAGGCGGTGAAGTTCGCCCAGAACATTCTGAACTACCTAGACATGAAGACGGACGAGTGGGAGTATTGA
- the bag5 gene encoding BAG family molecular chaperone regulator 5 isoform X1 — protein sequence MCANVFGVLKSLFGKPFDGGKRMDHGGPPQQQRQHPMEQQQQPYNPQHPAMMRLYEVQKEVASLGPQVCTFSGLQNDRDYKRLERELTRLLLEVDQVDTEGKPDLQGARKRAAQEVEGLLRYLEENATHPSRLAIEELSTSARQLVDDRVVAPQRSGGAAEISDELVDALQQLVLRLTQVKTEGRVPLRKARYRALTRLCAVQDVIEGRTQQQTLSLPLSGDTHEAVHRINQVMVKVSVARSQLVALLMGLSGRDSCAHLSRILTEMQVELDALDVSGNAAIRNYRKQVVEEINGLLKHLDLEGEGDDTRRYDLAQNNSIREIEAVRAHVSHLREGILRYCAMGDLSFRPKAELQGLLTHLDQVDTAKNPCIREARRRAVVEVQAVITFLDLREALACRQPGPNEHPSHRAVWLVLGSLSDLQAQVLGFDGKRADKSYMMLEELLTKQLLALDAVEPQGDETTKVARKQAVKFAQNILNYLDMKTDEWEY from the exons ATGTGCGCGAATGTGTTCGGAGTTTTGAAAAG CCTTTTTGGGAAGCCCTTTGATGGTGGGAAGAGAATGGACCATGGCGgcccgccgcagcagcagcgacagcatccgatggagcagcagcagcagccgtacAACCCGCAGCACCCCGCCATGATGCGGCTGTACGAGGTTCAGAAGGAGGTGGCCTCTCTGGGGCCTCAGGTCTGCACCTTCAGCGGCCTGCAGAACGACCGGGACTACAAGCGCCTGGAGCGGGAGCTGacgcggctgctgctggaggtggaccAGGTGGACACGGAGGGCAAGCCGGACCTGCAGGGGGCGCGAAAGAGGGCGGCGCAGGAGGTGGAGGGCCTGCTGCGCTACCTGGAGGAGAACGCCACCCACCCGTCCCGCCTGGCCATCGAGGAGCTGAGCACCAGCGCGCGGCAGCTGGTGGACGACCGCGTGGTGGCGCCGCAGCGCTCCGGCGGCGCGGCCGAGATCAGCGACGAGCTGGTggacgcgctgcagcagctggtgctgcGGCTCACCCAGGTGAAGACCGAGGGGCGGGTGCCGCTCCGCAAGGCCCGCTACCGGGCGCTGACGCGGCTGTGCGCCGTGCAGGACGTGATCGAGGGGCGCACGCAGCAGCAGACCCTGTCGCTGCCGCTGTCCGGGGACACGCACGAGGCCGTGCACCGCATCAACCAGGTGATGGTGAAGGTGAGCGTGGCCCGCAGTCAGCTGGTGGCGCTGCTGATGGGGCTGAGCGGGCGGGACAGCTGCGCCCACCTGTCGCGGATCCTGACGGAgatgcaggtggagctggacgcCCTGGACGTGTCCGGGAACGCGGCCATCAGGAATTACAGGAAGCAGGTCGTGGAGGAGATAAACGGGCTGCTGAAGCATCTGGAtctggagggagagggagacgaCACGCGCAG ATACGACCTGGCCCAGAACAACTCCATCCGCGAGATCGAAGCCGTGCGAGCGCACGTCTCTCACCTGCGGGAGGGCATCCTGCGCTACTGCGCCATGGGCGACCTCAGCTTCAGACCCAAAGCCGAGCTGCAGGGCCTCCTCACGCACCTGGACCAGGTGGACACGGCCAAGAACCCGTGCATCCGGGAGGCCCGGCGCCGCGCCGTGGTGGAGGTCCAGGCCGTCATCACCTTCCTGGACCTCCGCGAGGCCCTGGCCTGCCGCCAGCCGGGCCCCAACGAGCACCCGTCGCACCGGGCCGTGTGGCTGGTCCTGGGCAGCCTGTCGGACCTGCAGGCCCAGGTGCTGGGCTTCGACGGCAAGCGCGCCGACAAGAGCTACatgatgctggaggagctgctgaccaagCAGCTGCTGGCGCTGGACGCCGTGGAGCCGCAGGGCGACGAGACGACCAAGGTGGCCCGGAAGCAGGCGGTGAAGTTCGCCCAGAACATTCTGAACTACCTAGACATGAAGACGGACGAGTGGGAGTATTGA
- the bag5 gene encoding BAG family molecular chaperone regulator 5 isoform X2, with protein MAVRWLCSLFGKPFDGGKRMDHGGPPQQQRQHPMEQQQQPYNPQHPAMMRLYEVQKEVASLGPQVCTFSGLQNDRDYKRLERELTRLLLEVDQVDTEGKPDLQGARKRAAQEVEGLLRYLEENATHPSRLAIEELSTSARQLVDDRVVAPQRSGGAAEISDELVDALQQLVLRLTQVKTEGRVPLRKARYRALTRLCAVQDVIEGRTQQQTLSLPLSGDTHEAVHRINQVMVKVSVARSQLVALLMGLSGRDSCAHLSRILTEMQVELDALDVSGNAAIRNYRKQVVEEINGLLKHLDLEGEGDDTRRYDLAQNNSIREIEAVRAHVSHLREGILRYCAMGDLSFRPKAELQGLLTHLDQVDTAKNPCIREARRRAVVEVQAVITFLDLREALACRQPGPNEHPSHRAVWLVLGSLSDLQAQVLGFDGKRADKSYMMLEELLTKQLLALDAVEPQGDETTKVARKQAVKFAQNILNYLDMKTDEWEY; from the exons ATGGCTGTTCGCTGGCTATGCAG CCTTTTTGGGAAGCCCTTTGATGGTGGGAAGAGAATGGACCATGGCGgcccgccgcagcagcagcgacagcatccgatggagcagcagcagcagccgtacAACCCGCAGCACCCCGCCATGATGCGGCTGTACGAGGTTCAGAAGGAGGTGGCCTCTCTGGGGCCTCAGGTCTGCACCTTCAGCGGCCTGCAGAACGACCGGGACTACAAGCGCCTGGAGCGGGAGCTGacgcggctgctgctggaggtggaccAGGTGGACACGGAGGGCAAGCCGGACCTGCAGGGGGCGCGAAAGAGGGCGGCGCAGGAGGTGGAGGGCCTGCTGCGCTACCTGGAGGAGAACGCCACCCACCCGTCCCGCCTGGCCATCGAGGAGCTGAGCACCAGCGCGCGGCAGCTGGTGGACGACCGCGTGGTGGCGCCGCAGCGCTCCGGCGGCGCGGCCGAGATCAGCGACGAGCTGGTggacgcgctgcagcagctggtgctgcGGCTCACCCAGGTGAAGACCGAGGGGCGGGTGCCGCTCCGCAAGGCCCGCTACCGGGCGCTGACGCGGCTGTGCGCCGTGCAGGACGTGATCGAGGGGCGCACGCAGCAGCAGACCCTGTCGCTGCCGCTGTCCGGGGACACGCACGAGGCCGTGCACCGCATCAACCAGGTGATGGTGAAGGTGAGCGTGGCCCGCAGTCAGCTGGTGGCGCTGCTGATGGGGCTGAGCGGGCGGGACAGCTGCGCCCACCTGTCGCGGATCCTGACGGAgatgcaggtggagctggacgcCCTGGACGTGTCCGGGAACGCGGCCATCAGGAATTACAGGAAGCAGGTCGTGGAGGAGATAAACGGGCTGCTGAAGCATCTGGAtctggagggagagggagacgaCACGCGCAG ATACGACCTGGCCCAGAACAACTCCATCCGCGAGATCGAAGCCGTGCGAGCGCACGTCTCTCACCTGCGGGAGGGCATCCTGCGCTACTGCGCCATGGGCGACCTCAGCTTCAGACCCAAAGCCGAGCTGCAGGGCCTCCTCACGCACCTGGACCAGGTGGACACGGCCAAGAACCCGTGCATCCGGGAGGCCCGGCGCCGCGCCGTGGTGGAGGTCCAGGCCGTCATCACCTTCCTGGACCTCCGCGAGGCCCTGGCCTGCCGCCAGCCGGGCCCCAACGAGCACCCGTCGCACCGGGCCGTGTGGCTGGTCCTGGGCAGCCTGTCGGACCTGCAGGCCCAGGTGCTGGGCTTCGACGGCAAGCGCGCCGACAAGAGCTACatgatgctggaggagctgctgaccaagCAGCTGCTGGCGCTGGACGCCGTGGAGCCGCAGGGCGACGAGACGACCAAGGTGGCCCGGAAGCAGGCGGTGAAGTTCGCCCAGAACATTCTGAACTACCTAGACATGAAGACGGACGAGTGGGAGTATTGA
- the trmt61a gene encoding tRNA (adenine(58)-N(1))-methyltransferase catalytic subunit TRMT61A, with translation MSFVEYGDLIQDGDIAIVYLSHDSMMAVKVQQGAQTQTRYGVIRHSTDLIGQRYGSKVTCSKGGWVHVLHPTPELWTVCLPHRTQILYTTDIATITMMLELKPGSIVCESGTGSGSLSHAILRTIAPTGHLHTVEFHQQRAEKVAEEFKEHRVDHLVTVRNQDVCKDGFGVTGVADAVFLDIPKPWEAVGHAKAAMRKQGGRVCSFSPCIEQVQKTCEALADQGFQEISTLEVLLRVHDVRTVSLPLPDFGPDPSAPARPDTKEQNHASVTLKTTTPPREMPGHTGYLTFATKPRL, from the exons ATGAGTTTTGTGGAGTATGGAGACCTCATCCAGGATGGGGACATCGCCATCGTGTATTTGAGCCACGACTCGATGATGGCTGTTAAGGTCCAGCAGGGCGCCCAGACGCAGACCCGCTACGGGGTCATTCGCCACTCCACGGACCTGATAGGTCAGCGTTACGGGTCGAAGGTCACCTGCAGTAAAGGTGGGTGGGTCCACGTGCTCCACCCGACACCTGAGCTGTGGACGGTCTGCCTGCCACACCGCACACAGATCCTCTACACCACCGACATCGCAACCATCACCatgatgctggagctgaagccGGGCTCCATCGTCTGCGAGTCAG gCACCGGCAGTGGCTCGCTCTCCCACGCCATCCTGCGGACCATCGCGCCCACCGGTCACCTCCACACCGTAGAGTTCCACCAGCAGCGGGCTGAGAAGGTGGCCGAGGAGTTCAAGGAGCACCGCGTGGATCACCTGGTCACGGTCAGGAACCAGGACGTGTGCAAGGATGGGTTTGGAGTGACCGGAGTGGCGGATGCCGTGTTCCTGGACATCCCCAAACCCTGGGAGGCGGTGGGGCACGCCAAGGCCGCTATGAGGAAACAAG GAGGTCGGGTGTGTTCGTTCTCTCCGTGCATCGAGCAGGTTCAGAAGACGTGTGAGGCGCTGGCAGATCAGGGCTTTCAGGAGATCAGCACCTTGGAGGTCCTGCTGAGGGTCCACGACGTTCGGACCGTCTCGCTGCCGCTGCCCGACTTCGGCCCCGATCCCTCCGCTCCGGCCCGGCCCGACACCAAGGAGCAGAATCACGCCTCTGTCACCCTGAAGACCACCACACCACCCAGGGAAATGCCGGGCCACACGGGTTATCTCACCTTCGCTACCAAACCCAGACTCTAA